The Populus alba chromosome 4, ASM523922v2, whole genome shotgun sequence genome contains a region encoding:
- the LOC118038934 gene encoding uncharacterized protein At2g27730, mitochondrial — MATRIGSAARRLAFRRFSSGGKVLSEEEKAAENVYIKKAEKEKLEKLARKGPKPEETTASGSGGASTDIKASTAASPTPAGVSAEKVSTDKYRNYAVVAGTVTVFGALGWYLKSGGKKQEEVRD, encoded by the exons ATGGCGACACGGATTGGTTCTGCTGCCAGACGACTAGCATTTCGAAGATTCTCGAGCGGCGGCAAAGTTCTCAGCGAAGAGGAAAAAGCTGCAGAAAATGTTTACATCAAG AAAGCTGAGAAAGAAAAACTGGAGAAACTCGCACGCAAG GGTCCTAAACCAGAGGAGACAACTGCCTCAGGCTCAGGCGGGGCATCAACTGATATCAAAGCAAGTACTGCTGCTTCCCCAACACCAGCTGGAGTATCCGCTGAAAAGGTATCAACTGATAAATACCGGAATTATGCAGTTGTAGCTGGTACAGTTACAGTTTTTGGTGCTCTGGGATGGTATCTCAAATCAGGTGGGAAGAAGCAAGAGGAAGTCCGGGATTGA